The following proteins come from a genomic window of Emys orbicularis isolate rEmyOrb1 chromosome 9, rEmyOrb1.hap1, whole genome shotgun sequence:
- the SLC25A5 gene encoding ADP/ATP translocase 2: protein MADAALSFAKDFLAGGVAAAISKTAVAPIERVKLLLQVQHASKQIAVDQQYKGIIDCVVRIPKEQGALSFWRGNLANVIRYFPTQALNFAFKDKYKQIFLGGVDKRTQFWRYFAGNLASGGAAGATSLCFVYPLDFARTRLAADVGKAGADREFKGLGDCLVKIFKSDGLKGLYQGFNVSVQGIIIYRAAYFGIYDTAKGMLPDPKNTHIFISWMIAQTVTAVAGLTSYPFDTVRRRMMMQSGRKATDIMYSGTIDCWRKIARDEGSKAFFKGAWSNVLRGMGGAFVLVLYDEIKKYT, encoded by the exons ATGGCCGATGCCGCCCTGTCCTTCGCCAAGGATTTCCTGGCCGGCGGAGTGGCCGCTGCCATCTCCAAAACAGCCGTCGCCCCCATCGAGAGAGTGAAGCTGCTTCTGCAG GTGCAGCATGCAAGCAAGCAGATTGCAGTAGACCAGCAATACAAGGGCATCATTGACTGTGTTGTCCGTATCCCCAAAGAGCAGGGTGCCCTGTCCTTCTGGCGTGGCAACCTGGCTAATGTGATCAGATACTTCCCTACTCAGGCCCTCAACTTCGCTTTCAAAGACAAATACAAGCAGATCTTTCTGGGTGGCGTTGATAAAAGAACCCAGTTCTGGCGTTACTTTGCTGGTAACCTGGCATCTGGTGGTGCTGCTGGTGCTACATCTCTGTGTTTTGTCTACCCTCTTGACTTTGCCCGTACCCGTCTGGCAGCTGATGTGGGTAAAGCTGGAGCCGACAGAGAATTCAAGGGTCTTGGTGACTGCCTGGTCAAGATCTTCAAGTCTGATGGTCTTAAGGGCCTGTACCAAGGCTTCAATGTATCGGTTCAGGGTATCATTATCTACAGAGCTGCCTATTTTGGCATCTATGACACTGCGAAGG GAATGCTTCCTGACCCAAAGAACACCCACATCTTTATCAGCTGGATGATTGCTCAGACAGTTACTGCTGTTGCTGGTTTGACCTCCTATCCATTTGATACTGTCCGTCGTCGTATGATGATGCAGTCAGGGCGTAAAGCAA CTGACATCATGTACTCTGGTACAATTGACTGCTGGCGAAAGATTGCCCGTGATGAAGGGTCCAAGGCGTTCTTCAAGGGTGCATGGTCCAATGTACTCAGAGGAATGGGTGGTGCTTTTGTCTTAGTATTGTACGATGAAATCAAGAAGTATACTTAA